AACTCCGGCGGCGATTCCTGCTGGAGTTTATCCCTGCGAAAGCAGGGGCAGGAATGACATAACGGCGTTCCTTAGCGTGGCTTCAAAGCTACGCCGTGCCCGTTTTGGTTATTTATCTGATTTTGATTCAATAAGTCAGGGGAAACCATTTTGGTTTTAGACGGTGCCTCTGATGCCAGAAGTTGTTGGGGTGATTTGATGGAGGTCAATTTGAGGGTCAGGGCTTTCTGCTCACTGATGGCCGCCTCCTTAGCCTTGGTCGTGGCTGAGATATGGTAGCCGTAACGGATGGTCTGAATCTGCTGCCAGGCTGTGATGAGGCCCAGGAAGGTAATAAGCCCGATGATAATAAATAATCTGTTTATATGCATAGTAGAACCTTTCTTTTGCCACTAAGACACCAAGACACGAAGAATAATGTCACCCTGAACTTGATTCGGGGTCTATAGAGATGCTGAAACGAGTTCAGCATGACATCTTGTATTCCTTTGCGCCTTAGTGTCTTTGTGGCGATTATTTCTTAACCGCCACCCTAAATTTAGCGCTTCGGGAGCGCGGGTTTTCTTTAGCCTCTTCGGAGGTGGGGATAATTGGTTTCTTGGTAACTATCTCCAGCACCTCTTGTTTCTTATATTCCCTGAAAGAGTTCTTGACCAGCCGGTCTTCCAGCGAGTGGAACGAGATTATTCCGACCCGGCCGCCCGGCTTGAGCCATTGGGGGAATCCGGCTAAGAACCTTTCCAGATTGTCCAGTTCCTTGTTCACCTCTATCCTGAGCGCCTGAAAGACCCGGGTGGCCGGATGGATTCGTTGCCAGCCCGAGGGCGCGGCCTTTTTTATTATCTCCACCAGCTGTCCGGTGGTGGTTATCTGCTCCTTGGCCCTGTATCTTACGATTCTCTGGGCAATCCGCTTGGCAAACCGTTCCTCGCCGTAGGACCTGAATATCCTGATGAGTTCATCTTCAGGGTAGTCATTGACTACGGTTGAGGCGCTAAATGGATTATCCGGAGACATCCGCATATCAAGCGGGGCATCTGTCATAAAACTAAAGCCCCGGGCCGGCGTATCCAGTTGATATGAGGAAATCCCCAGGTCGAGCAGGATAACGTCTACGCCTTTTAATCCCAATTTCCCGATAATATCGCCGATATTAGCAAAGTTGTCACAGAACAGGTCCAGCGAGCCGATGTGCTCACCGGTCAGTAATCTCTTTTGCGCCATGGCCAGGGACTGGCAGTCCAGGTCAATGCCGATTAATCTGCCGCGCGGGAGAATCCTGGCCAGGAATAACTCCGAATGGCCCCCTAATCCGATGGTGCCATCAATGACTATCTCGCCGGGTTTGGGCGCAAGATACTGAACGACCTCCTTGAGTAAAACTGGTTGATGCACGGTTATTTAAAATAGGGCAGCGGCCCGGGCCAGGAGCGGATACTGCTTCTTGACTTTTTCATGCTGCAGCATCCGGACCAGGGCATAGATGTCTTCGCTCAGGTCAATCTCTTTCATCTCCGGATGGGCGGCGTGCAGTTTTTCCAGTTGATTGAACATAGTATAAATATCGTTTTCTATCTCTCTGACGCGCGATTCAACCACGGCTACAGGCATGTCTTTGAATTCGTCGAGGAATTTCTGGACCCGGTCAAATGATTTACCGTTATCCATAGGCGGGCTCCTTTCTAATTAAAGTAACAAGCGGATGTGGTCGCTCAGGTCCACATCCTTTAGTTTCGGGAATTTTGAGCGCAGGCGCTCTAATTTATCAACCAGCAGAGTGACATCTGCTTTTATTCCCTGGGGCGGGGTGATGGTCATGTCCTGGTTGGTGTCCAGAAATGCTTTAACCCGGTCGTAAGCTTCGACGTTATTCATATTTGGCTCTCTCTACGTGTTTATTACGGTTTATAAATATATTTTTCCAATTGGGGGATTTGGTTGTTAAGCCAGGGGGAAACCGTGTTCCATTTGGCCAGGTCCCAGATTTCTATATGGTCGCCGCCGCCGATAATCATGATGTCCCGTTTCAGCTCAGCCGCGCTAATCAGGCGGGTGGGCACCAGGATGCGCCATTGCGGGTCAACCTTACATAACTCCGTGTCCGAGGTAACCTTGCGCAGGTACCAGGCGGCTTCCTGGCTTTTCTTGGCATTTTCCTTGAGCCATTCAAAGTGTTTTTCCCAGACCTCAGGCGGATAGATTTCCAGGAATTGGGA
This sequence is a window from Planctomycetota bacterium. Protein-coding genes within it:
- the rsmH gene encoding 16S rRNA (cytosine(1402)-N(4))-methyltransferase RsmH yields the protein MTVHQPVLLKEVVQYLAPKPGEIVIDGTIGLGGHSELFLARILPRGRLIGIDLDCQSLAMAQKRLLTGEHIGSLDLFCDNFANIGDIIGKLGLKGVDVILLDLGISSYQLDTPARGFSFMTDAPLDMRMSPDNPFSASTVVNDYPEDELIRIFRSYGEERFAKRIAQRIVRYRAKEQITTTGQLVEIIKKAAPSGWQRIHPATRVFQALRIEVNKELDNLERFLAGFPQWLKPGGRVGIISFHSLEDRLVKNSFREYKKQEVLEIVTKKPIIPTSEEAKENPRSRSAKFRVAVKK